A genomic region of Staphylococcus roterodami contains the following coding sequences:
- a CDS encoding antitoxin YezG family protein — protein MTFEDKLSQMYNEIANEISGMIPVEWEKVYTIAYVDDEGGEVVFNYTKPGSEDLNYYSDIPKDCNVSKDIFKNSWFKVYRMFDELRNAFKEEGLDPWTSCEFDFTSEGKLNVSFDYIDWIKLGFGPSGKENYYMYKKFGVLPEMEYEMEEIRAVEKYVKEQE, from the coding sequence ATGACTTTCGAAGATAAATTAAGTCAAATGTACAACGAGATTGCGAATGAGATCAGTGGGATGATACCTGTAGAGTGGGAAAAGGTATATACAATTGCCTATGTAGATGATGAAGGTGGAGAGGTCGTTTTTAATTATACTAAACCTGGAAGTGAAGATTTGAATTATTATTCAGATATTCCTAAAGATTGCAATGTCTCAAAAGATATTTTTAAGAATTCATGGTTTAAAGTTTATCGAATGTTTGATGAGTTAAGAAATGCATTTAAAGAAGAAGGTCTTGACCCATGGACATCATGTGAATTTGACTTTACAAGCGAAGGTAAATTAAACGTATCTTTTGATTATATAGATTGGATTAAATTAGGTTTTGGCCCATCAGGAAAGGAAAACTATTATATGTACAAAAAGTTTGGTGTTTTACCAGAAATGGAATACGAAATGGAAGAAATTAGAGCAGTAGAGAAGTATGTTAAAGAACAAGAGTAG
- a CDS encoding DUF4467 domain-containing protein gives MKRILVVFLMLAIVLAGCSNKGEKYQKDIDKVYKEQNQMNKIASKVQNTIKTDIKQEDSNTHVYKNGKVIVIGIQLYKDREKMYYFAYEIKDGKAEINREIDPIKYMKDHKADYEDENVEVEKK, from the coding sequence ATGAAAAGAATATTGGTAGTATTTTTAATGTTAGCAATTGTATTAGCAGGTTGTTCTAATAAAGGTGAAAAATATCAAAAAGATATTGATAAAGTGTACAAAGAACAGAATCAAATGAATAAAATTGCCTCGAAAGTACAAAACACTATTAAAACAGACATTAAACAAGAAGACAGTAATACACATGTCTATAAAAATGGTAAAGTCATTGTTATTGGTATTCAATTGTATAAAGATCGTGAAAAAATGTATTATTTCGCATATGAAATAAAAGATGGTAAGGCAGAGATTAATAGAGAAATAGACCCAATTAAGTATATGAAAGACCATAAAGCAGATTATGAAGATGAAAATGTAGAAGTGGAAAAAAAATAA
- a CDS encoding DUF4064 domain-containing protein, with amino-acid sequence MEKSIKIMTIIGIVVQGLATVFSLLLMVLAASGVMTTDVSTTTVNGEVDPVDAETAAAIFTVLFLFLFIFGIISIILGAIGMFKASKNKKMSGILLIIGAVISGNIITFALWLVSGIKLLTNNKPKDEISDLS; translated from the coding sequence ATGGAAAAATCGATCAAAATAATGACAATAATAGGAATTGTTGTTCAAGGTTTAGCAACGGTATTTAGTTTACTATTGATGGTTTTAGCAGCATCAGGTGTAATGACTACAGATGTGTCAACAACAACAGTTAATGGTGAGGTTGACCCAGTTGATGCAGAAACAGCAGCAGCAATTTTCACTGTATTATTCTTATTCCTATTCATATTTGGAATCATTTCAATTATTTTAGGTGCAATCGGTATGTTTAAAGCATCTAAAAACAAAAAAATGAGTGGTATATTGTTGATTATTGGAGCTGTAATAAGTGGTAACATAATTACATTTGCTTTATGGTTAGTCAGTGGTATTAAACTCCTTACTAATAACAAGCCTAAAGATGAAATAAGCGACTTATCATAA
- a CDS encoding formate/nitrite transporter family protein has translation MKEKHIKWDKIFYGDDWVNNVVETIRTKDILQSVYLKRYLLRAMMAGFIIGIITVFVLSVKATHEPDLPPGIVNMASAITFSFALVLILFTNSELLTSNFMYFTVGLYYKVIKPTRVLKIFLLCFAGNILGAAILFSFMRFSNVMTPDMLNQLSAVIEHKTLSTGFVSILMKAIFANFFINISLVIAMQIDDVLAKMFVMMFGVTIFAFMGYEHVVYNSCLFMGGLIYQVDTLHFIPAISNIAAAFIGNYIGGGLIIGLFYAYLNDHHQFYKNN, from the coding sequence GTGAAGGAGAAACATATTAAATGGGATAAGATTTTTTATGGGGATGACTGGGTAAATAACGTAGTCGAAACAATAAGAACAAAAGATATATTACAAAGCGTTTATTTAAAACGTTATTTATTACGCGCGATGATGGCAGGATTTATTATCGGGATTATTACGGTCTTCGTATTATCAGTTAAAGCAACACACGAACCAGATTTACCGCCAGGCATTGTGAATATGGCCAGTGCCATTACATTCAGCTTTGCGTTAGTACTCATTTTATTTACAAACTCCGAACTACTAACCAGTAACTTCATGTACTTTACTGTAGGCCTGTATTATAAAGTAATTAAACCGACTAGAGTATTGAAAATATTTTTATTGTGCTTTGCAGGAAATATTTTAGGTGCTGCTATTTTATTTAGTTTCATGCGTTTTTCAAATGTAATGACGCCAGATATGTTAAATCAGTTATCAGCAGTTATAGAGCATAAAACGTTGTCTACTGGTTTTGTAAGTATATTAATGAAAGCGATATTTGCTAATTTCTTTATCAATATTTCATTAGTTATTGCCATGCAAATTGACGATGTACTCGCAAAAATGTTTGTCATGATGTTCGGTGTTACCATATTCGCCTTTATGGGTTATGAACACGTAGTTTACAACAGTTGCTTATTTATGGGTGGTTTAATTTATCAAGTTGATACATTGCACTTCATTCCAGCTATTTCGAATATCGCTGCGGCTTTTATCGGTAACTATATTGGAGGCGGACTCATTATAGGTTTATTCTATGCTTACTTGAATGATCATCATCAATTTTATAAAAATAATTAA
- the brnQ gene encoding branched-chain amino acid transport system II carrier protein — MKKQVIISGLMLFSLFFGAGNLIFPPMLGHTAGQNMWIGMLGFALTGILLPFITVIVVAFYDEGVESVGNRIHPWFGFIFAVVIYMSIGAFYGIPRAANVAYEIGTRHILPVHNQWTLIIFAAIFFAIVYWISLNPSKIVDNLGKLLTPLLLLMVALLSIAVIFNPESALSAPKDKYITHPFISGSLEGYFTMDLVAALAFSVVIVNGYKFKGLTDRMKILKYVCFSGLIAAILLGMIYFALAYVGASTAPGNFKDGTDILTYNSLRVFGSFGNIVFGMTVILACLTTCIGLVNACATFTKKHVPKFSYKIFALIFSIIGFLFTTLGLEMILKIAVPLLTLIYPVSIALVLISFANMFSTFRFSWAYRLATVITLIISILQILNSFNLLHGVILKWFMMLPLADIDLAWLVPFMLFAIIGFIIDVLIRRPKQATT, encoded by the coding sequence TTGAAAAAACAAGTTATTATTTCGGGCCTCATGTTATTTTCACTATTTTTTGGAGCCGGAAATTTAATATTCCCGCCCATGCTTGGCCATACAGCGGGTCAAAATATGTGGATTGGTATGCTAGGCTTTGCCCTTACAGGCATATTACTCCCCTTTATTACTGTTATTGTTGTTGCATTTTATGATGAAGGTGTTGAAAGTGTAGGCAATCGTATACACCCATGGTTCGGATTTATTTTTGCTGTCGTGATTTACATGTCTATCGGAGCATTTTACGGTATTCCACGTGCTGCAAATGTCGCGTACGAAATTGGTACAAGACACATTTTACCTGTGCATAACCAATGGACTTTAATTATATTCGCAGCAATCTTTTTCGCCATCGTTTACTGGATTAGTTTAAATCCATCGAAAATCGTTGATAATTTAGGTAAATTATTAACACCGTTATTACTATTAATGGTCGCTCTATTAAGTATTGCTGTCATTTTCAACCCTGAATCTGCACTAAGTGCACCTAAGGATAAATATATAACACATCCTTTCATTTCAGGAAGTTTGGAAGGCTATTTTACAATGGATCTTGTTGCTGCGTTAGCTTTTTCCGTAGTCATTGTCAATGGCTATAAGTTTAAAGGGCTCACAGATCGCATGAAAATTTTAAAATATGTCTGCTTTTCAGGTCTTATTGCAGCCATATTACTTGGAATGATTTACTTTGCACTTGCATACGTTGGGGCATCAACGGCTCCAGGAAACTTTAAAGATGGTACAGATATATTGACGTACAACTCATTACGAGTATTTGGTTCATTTGGCAACATAGTATTTGGTATGACAGTGATACTTGCATGTTTAACAACATGTATAGGACTCGTCAATGCTTGCGCCACATTTACTAAGAAACATGTGCCTAAGTTTTCTTATAAAATATTTGCACTTATTTTCTCTATCATAGGGTTCTTATTTACAACACTTGGTTTAGAAATGATTTTAAAAATTGCTGTACCATTGCTGACATTAATATATCCTGTATCAATTGCACTTGTGCTCATATCATTTGCTAATATGTTTAGCACATTCAGATTCAGTTGGGCCTATCGACTCGCAACTGTTATTACATTGATTATTTCAATTTTACAAATACTAAATAGTTTCAACTTATTACACGGTGTTATTTTGAAATGGTTTATGATGTTACCTTTAGCAGATATCGATTTAGCTTGGCTTGTACCATTCATGCTCTTTGCTATTATCGGTTTCATAATCGATGTATTGATACGCCGCCCGAAACAAGCGACAACTTAA
- a CDS encoding 5'-nucleotidase, lipoprotein e(P4) family, producing the protein MNKISKYIAIASLSVAVTVSAPQTTNSTAIAKSSAEVQQTQQASMPASQKVNLGNQNIMAVSWYQNSAEAKALYLQGYNSAKVQLDKEIKKNKGKHKLAIALDLDETVLDNSPYQGYASIHNKPFPEGWHEWVQAAKAKPVYGAKEFLKYADEKGVDIYYISDRDKEKDLKATQKNLKQQGIPQAKKSHILLKGKDDKSKESRRQKVQKDHKLVMLFGDNLLDFTDPKEATAESREALIEKHKDDFGKKYIIFPNPMYGSWEATIYNNNYKASDKAKDKLRKNSIKQFDPKTGEVN; encoded by the coding sequence ATGAATAAAATTTCAAAGTATATTGCAATAGCATCATTATCGGTAGCGGTTACAGTTTCAGCACCACAAACGACAAATTCTACAGCGATTGCCAAAAGTTCTGCTGAAGTTCAACAAACGCAACAAGCTTCAATGCCGGCTTCACAAAAAGTGAATCTTGGAAATCAGAATATTATGGCAGTTTCCTGGTACCAAAATTCAGCTGAAGCAAAAGCTTTATATTTGCAAGGTTATAACAGTGCGAAAGTTCAACTAGATAAAGAAATTAAAAAGAATAAAGGTAAGCATAAATTAGCAATTGCATTAGATTTAGATGAAACAGTTTTAGATAATTCTCCGTATCAAGGCTATGCATCAATACATAATAAACCTTTCCCAGAAGGTTGGCATGAATGGGTACAAGCTGCTAAAGCTAAGCCAGTTTATGGCGCAAAAGAATTCTTGAAGTATGCTGATGAAAAAGGTGTCGATATTTACTATATTTCTGATAGAGATAAAGAGAAAGATTTAAAGGCAACACAAAAGAACTTAAAACAACAAGGTATCCCTCAAGCTAAGAAGAGTCATATTTTACTAAAAGGTAAAGATGATAAGAGTAAAGAATCACGCAGACAAAAGGTTCAAAAAGATCATAAACTTGTCATGCTATTTGGAGATAATTTATTAGACTTTACAGATCCAAAAGAAGCAACAGCTGAATCTCGTGAAGCTTTAATCGAAAAACATAAAGATGATTTTGGTAAGAAATATATCATTTTCCCTAACCCAATGTATGGTAGTTGGGAAGCTACAATTTACAACAATAACTATAAAGCTAGTGATAAAGCAAAAGATAAATTACGTAAAAATTCTATTAAACAATTCGATCCTAAAACAGGCGAAGTTAATTAA